The sequence AAGGGCGCCGGCAATCGACGTCATGCGGCCATCGAAGCCGCGCCCGGACGCTACGTAAAACAGGCGGCCTGAAGGCCGCGCCGGGGTGGGGCCCGTGCGAGTCCCGCCGCAAGAAGCATGCATCGCACTTACGCCCTTCGCGCCCGCACGGTCTGCAGCTGACCGATGCGAAAGGGGGCACAACATAAGGAGAGAAGAGTCATGGTTCGAGTGGCATTGATCACCGGCGGCATGGGTGGCTTGGGTGAAGCGATCTGCATAAAGATGGCCGCTCTTGGCTACAAGGTCGTCACCACGCATTCGCCGGGCAACGAGCGCGTCGCCGAATGGCTGCACGCGATGAACAACATGGGCTACGGCTTCAAGGCCTACCCCTGCGACGTGACCGACTTCGACTCCTGCAAGGAGTGCGTGACGACGGTGACGCGCGAGGTGGGCTCGATCGACGTGCTGGTGAACAACGCCGGCATTACGCGCGACATGACCTTCAAGAAGATGACCAAGGCCGACTGGGACGCGGTGATCCACACGAACCTGGATTCGGTCTTCAACATGACCAAACAGGTCATGGACGGCATGACCGAACGCAAGTGGGGGCGCGTCATCAACGTGTCCTCGGTCAACGGCCAGAAGGGTGCCTTCGGCCAGACCAACTACTCGGCCGCGAAGGCCGGCATGCATGGCTTCACCAAGGCGCTGGCGCTGGAAGTGGCCAAGCACGGCGTCACGGTCAACACGATCAGCCCGGGCTACATCGGAACCAAGATGGTGACCGCGATCCCGCAGGAAATCCTCGACTCGAAGATCCTGCCGCAGATCCCCGTGAGCCGGCTGGGCAAGCCGGAGGAAATCGCGGGTCTGGTGAGCTATCTGGCTTCAGACGAAGCGGCGTTCCTGACGGGCGCCAACATCTCGATCAACGGCGGTCAGCATATGTCCTGACCCGCACGGTCTTACTGGTGTGCCGGCGCGCTGAGCCTCTAGGGCGCGCATGCACATCGCGAATTTCAAACAGAGGCAAAGGAAGCATCATGTCCCGGAAAGTGGCCCTTGTTACTGGCGGTATGGGCGGTTTGGGCACCGCCATCTGTAAGTCCCTGCACGAGAATGGATTCAAGGTCGTCGCCAACTGTCTTCCCGGTCTGCCGGGCAAGGACGAATGGCTCAACAAGATGCGCGCGGATGGCGTCGACGTGAGCGAGGCCGAGGCCGATGTGACCGACTACGAGCAGTGCGCGGCGATGGTCAAGCGTATCGAGAGCGACATCGGTCCTGTCGAAGTGCTGGTCAACAATGCCGGCATCACGCGGGACGCCATGTTCCGCAAGATGGACAAGGGGCAGTGGGATGCTGTGCTCTCCACCAACCTGGACAGCGTCTTCAACGTGACGCACCAGGTCCTGCCCGGCATGGCCGAGCGGGGCTGGGGACGTGTGATCAATATCTCTTCGGTCAATGGCGTGAAGGGTCAGTTCGGCCAGGCCAACTACTCGGCCGCCAAGGCGGGCATTCTCGGCTTCACCAAGGCCATCGCCCAGGAAGTCGCCAAGAAGGGCGTGACCGTCAATGCGATCGCGCCGGGCTACGTCGGCACCGACATGGTCATGGCGATCAAGCAGGAAGTGCGCGACCAGATCGTCGCAACCATTCCGGCGGGCCGCCTGGGCAAGCCTGAGGAGATCGGCGACCTGTGCGCCTTCCTCGCCTCCGAGTCCGCGGGCTACATCACCGGTTCGACCATCAACATCAACGGCGGCTTGCACATGGGCTGACGCTGCGGCCCGACAGCGTCGGGTTGAGGAGCCCCGCTTCGGCGGGGCTTTTTCTTATGTATGTGCGGTTTTGGTGCACTGCTATACACTTAGCCGCCATAACGAGACCGATTCCACGGCAGGGGAGGATAGAGGACGTCATGGCGCAGCAACCCCGACTCATCAAGAAGTATCCCAATAGAAGGTTGTACGACACACGAACGAGCTCTTACATCACGCTGGCGGACGTGAAGGAGCTGGTGCTCGGACAGGAGGAGTTCCAGGTCGTCGACGCCAAGACGAACGAAGACCTGACCCGGGCCATCCTGCTCCAGATCATCCTGGAGGAAGAGTCGGGCGGCGCACCGATGTTCACCGTGGACCTGCTCTCGCAAATGATCCGTTTCTACGGCAACGCGATGCAGGGGATGATGGGCAAGTACCTCGAGAACAACATCAAGGCCTTCACCGATCTGCAGGTCAAGCTGCAGGAGCATGCGCGCTCGATCTACGGGGACAACAACCCGATGAGTCGCGACCTGTGGACGCAGTTCCTCAACTTCCAGGGGCCGGCGCTGCACAGCATGATGGGTGCATACATCGACCAGAGCAAAAAGATGTTCAGCCAGATGCAGGAGCAGGTCGAGAGCCAGACCCGCAACCTGTTCTCCGGTTTCCAGTTCCCGAACTTCGGCACGCCGCCCAACGGCGATGCCAGCGATCCGGAAAAGAACCGCAAGTAAGGCCAAGTCACCCATAGGTCTGAAGCCCGCCAAACGGCCCCGGTGAATCCACCGGGGCCGTTTGCATTGCGGCCGCCGAGCTTTGGTCCGTGGCGACATCCCGCCGATTCCAAGCCCGGCCCGAAGCGCGCAGCGACGGACTGGGCGACAGGCGGTCCGACTGCGAGGGAGCAGCAGGCGCCGCCAGTCCGTGAACCTCGCGATTGCGTCCCGTCGAACGGCCTCGGCTTGTGCTGCAAATCGTTGTAAAATAGACAGATTTTCCTCAGCATTTGAGCCGGCTTCATGAGCAAGAATCCAACCGTAGGCATGGTGTCGCTGGGCTGTCCGAAAGCCACCAGTGACTCCGAAAACATCCTCACGCGCCTGCGGGCCGAGGGCTACGCCATCTCCGGCAGCTATGACGACGCCGACGTGGTGATCGTCAACACCTGCGGCTTCATCGACGCCGCGGTGGAAGAGTCGCTGGATGCGATCGGCGAGGCGCTCAAGGAGAACGGCCGCGTGATCGTCACCGGCTGCCTGGGCGCGAAAAAGGACTCGGCCGGCCAGGGCATCGTGGAGCTCGCGCATCCCAAGGTGCTGGCCGTGACCGGCCCGCATGCGACCGAAGCGGTGATGGATGTGGTGCACCAGCACCTGCCCAAGCCGCACGATCCCTTCACGGATCTCGTGCCGCCGCAGGGCATCCGCCTGACGCCCGGCCACTTCGCCTATTTGAAGATTTCCGAAGGCTGCAACCATCGTTGCACCTTCTGCATCATCCCCTCGATGCGCGGCGACCTCGTCTCGCGTCCGATCGGCGATGTGATGCGCGAAGCCGAGGCGCTGGCCGCCGCCGGCGTGAAGGAGATTCTCGTGGTCTCCCAGGACACCTCGGCCTACGGCGTGGACGTCAAGTACCGCACCGGTTTCTGGGGCGGCAAGCCGGTCCGCACCAAGATGTACGACCTGTGCAACGCGCTGGGTGATCTGGGCATCTGGGTGCGCCTGCACTACGTCTACCCGTACCCGCATGTGGACGACATCATTCCGCTGATGGCCGAGCGCAAGATCCTTCCTTACCTCGACATCCCGTTCCAGCATGCTTCGCAGCGCGTGCTCAAGGCGATGAAGCGTCCGGCGAGCGCCGAGAACACGCTGGAACGCGTCAAGCGCTGGCGCGAGATCTGCCCGGATCTCACCATCCGCAGCACTTTCATCGCCGGCTTCCCTGGCGAGACTGAGGAAGACTTCAGCGAGCTGCTCGACTGGCTCTCCGAGGCGCAGCTCGACCGCGTGGGCTGCTTTGCCTACTCGCCGGTTGAGGGCGCGACCGCGAATGAACTTCCCGGTGCCGTGCCGGCCGAAGTGCGCGAGGAGCGTCGCATCCGCCTCATGGAGCACCAGGAAGACATCTCCACGCAGCGCCTTGAGCGCTGGCTCGACCGCGAGATCACCGTGCTGGTCGACGACGTCGACGACGAGGGCGCGCTGGCCCGTAGCGAAGGCGATGCACCGGAGATCGATGGCTTGGTGATCATCCCCGATGGCCACGAGCTACAGCCGGGCGAATTCGCCCGCGTGCGTGTGACCGACGTGGATGTGCACGACCTCTACGCGCAACCGATCTGAGTTCGCGGACGCGAGTCCACTGCCCGCAACATCCCAGCGACGCTCTCCGGAGCGTCGCATCGTTTGGAAGGCACCATGACCGAGATCCTTTCCCGCCTGGCCGACATCGTCGGCGCGCCGAACCTGCTGACCGCCCAGCCGGATGTGGCGCCCTATCTGCGCGACCAGCGCGGGCGTTACGAAGGTCGTGCGCTCGCCGTTGTGAGGCCGGCAAATACCGAAGAACTCGCGGCCGTGATGCAGGCCTGCTATGCGGCAGGTGTCCCGATGGTGCCCCAGGGGGGCAACACCGGACTCTGTGGTGGCGCGACGCCGGATGACAGCGGCTCGGCGGTGGTGATCACCACGGGGCGGATGCGCAAGGTGCGGGCGGTCGATACGGCCAACGACACGATCACGGTCGAGGCAGGCTGCACGCTGGCCGAGCTTCAGGCTGCGGCCGAGAAGGCGGGGCGACTCTTCCCGCTGTCCCTGGCTTCCGAGGGCTCCTGCCAGATCGGCGGCAATCTCTCCACCAACGCGGGGGGCGTGCACGTGCTGCGCTACGGCAACGCTCGCGAGCTGGTGCTCGGGCTGGAGGTAGTGTTGCCTGACGGGCGTATCTGGAATGGGCTGCGTGGTTTGCGCAAGGACAACACCGGCTATGACCTCAAGCAACTTTTCGTTGGAGGGGAGGGCACGCTGGGCATCATTGCGGCGGCCGTGCTCAAGCTGTTCCCGTTGCCGGCGACCCGCGCGGTTGCCTGGGTGGCCGTGCCGAGCGCCGAGGCTGCGGTGCGATTGCTCGGCCGGGTGAAGGGCGGAGCAGGCGAGCGACTGGTGGCCTTCGAGCTCATCAGCAGGGCGACGCTGGACGTGGTGCTGAATCACATCGCGGGTGCGCAGGATCCGCTTCCACAGCCTTCGCCCTGGGTGGTGCTCTTCGAACTCGCAGACAGCGATGCCCAAGCCGATCTGAACGGCCTGATCGAAAAAGTGCTGGAGCCCGCGCTCGAAGCCGAAGAGGCGCTCGATGCGGCGATCGCGCACTCCGAGGCGCAGATTGAGGCGCTCTGGGCGTTGCGCGAGAACGCCTCCGAAGCACAGAAGCGCCAGGGCGTGAGCATCAAACACGACGTCTCAGTGCCGGTGAGCCGTATTCCGGAATTCCTCGCGCGCGCGGATGCGGGTTTGCAGGAAGCTTTTCCGGGCATCCGGATCGTTGCCTTCGGCCATGTCGGCGACGGGAACCTTCACTACAACTGCTCGATGGCGGATCCCGTTGCAAACAAGGCGCTTGTCGCCCGCACCGAGGAAGTCAATCGGGTCGTGCACGATGTCGTTGCTTCGCTCGATGGCTCGATCTCGGCCGAGCACGGTCTGGGGCAACTCAAGCGCGAGGAGATCACACGCTACAAGGCGCCGCTGGAGTTGGAGCTGATGCGGGGGATCAAACAGGCCTTCGATCCGAGGGGGCTGATGAATCCGGGCAAGGTGTTGTGAGCCAGGGCGGGCGGCGTGTCACGCCCCGCATGGAGCCGCTCACAGCCAAGAGCTTGCGAGAATTCTGCGAGAAATCCCTGAATCGTTCTTGACGAAGTGGCATTCATATTCTAATATCGCAGTCTCTTTCGAGGCGGGGGTATAGCTCAGCTGGGAGAGCGCTTGCATGGCATGCAAGAGGTCATCGGTTCGATCCCGTTTACCTCCACCAAAGCGCCCCGAAAGAGAAGAAGTTGTTCAGGGTCCCCATCGTCTAGAGGCCTAGGACACCGCCCTTTCACGGCGATAACCGGGGTTCGAATCCCCGTGGGGACGCCAAGTTTTCTTGGCAAGGGCAGCGCAAAGCGCTGCCCTTGTTTGTCAGAACCGGTGACACGGTTCGGCAAATGCAGCAAGAGCAGTTCAAGTGCGGAGTGGTAGTTCAGTTGGTTAGAATACCGGCCTGTCACGCCGGGGGTCGCGGGTTCGAGTCCCGTCCACTCCGCCAACAATGCCAAAGGGCTGATCCCGCGGTCAGCCCTTTTCATTGAAGAGTAGTAGCTTCTCGAACGGCCTGGGGGTATAGCTCAGCTGGGAGAGCGCTTGCATGGCATGCAAGAGGTCATCGGTTCGATCCCGTTTACCTCCACCAAGCTAGCGAGAAGCGAAAGAAGTTCTAGGGTCCCCATCGTCTAGAGGCCTAGGACACCGCCCTTTCACGGCGATAACCGGGGTTCGAATCCCCGTGGGGACGCCAGGTTTTCCTGGCTGGATCTGCGTAAGCGAATCCAGGTGCAGTACTGGAGTGGTAGTTCAGTTGGTTAGAATACCGGCCTGTCACGCCGGGGGTCGCGGGTTCGAGTCCCGTCCACTCCGCCAACGCAATACTGAAAAAGGCCGACCTTCCGGGGTCGGCCTTTTTCATGCGTGCGTGGCCAACTCTCCCGAAGCACTGCCTCGAATCCCGAACCGATAAGCGCCTCGCAAGGGCCCAGTAGCGCCAAGCCCTGAGTCCGCACAGTCACGCCGAAGGCGCAGATGCGCCCGCAGGATGCGAAGACTCATGCGGTGTCGCGCACCTCGTAACACGAGCCTCGCGATTGGGGGTGCGGCCGCTACCGGTCGACGATCTCATGCCGTCCCGCTGCCGGAGGCAACTCTCTCCGATATCCGCGCAGCGGGTGCCTCTCGACGAGGACTGCTGACAAGCTGATGCATGCGCAGGTCAGCGTGGCCGAACGAGCCGGGACGTGCGGCACGTTCGCCAAGCTTCCTGGCGAGCCCGATGCGAAAGCTGCGGGCTTTTTTCTTGCCGGCGCGATGGTCTGGCTGTCGCTCGAGCCGCGCCCGTACTACCGTTACGGGCGATTGCCGCATACGGGCGGCTCCAGGCTTGGCTCGTTCGATCGTCCATTGGGAGGCGCATGCGCAGGCAGACCGCCGCAGCGACGCACAGCACATATCCGGCGGACAGCTTCGCGCGCGGACTCTTGCGCCTGTGTATCGGGCTGGGCATCGTTCTGCTCTGCGCGCTCCTGCTCCTGTTCGCCCTGCTGCTCATGGAGCGCAGCGTAGAGGCGCGCCGCCTACACAGCCAGGCTCGTCTGGCCGGAGTTTTCGAGCGCAAGACGGCGATGGAACGCTTCGTCCTGCAGGCGGAGCGCCTGCGGCAATTGCCTGAGGAGGCGTTGCTCCTGCCTCTGCGCGAGGACTGGTTTGCGCGTCCCTCGTCCCGCGATGGATGGTTCGTGCTGCAAGCATCGTCCTATCGTAGTTCCGTCGCGCTGCGCGTGGCTCAGGGCGCCGCCGGATCGGCGATGCGGCATGACGCGCTGCGCCTCGCGGCCCTGCATGCGAATGCCTGGCCTGAAGCCGCTAGCGGCTTGCGCAGCCTCCTGGTCGACGCCGCGGGGCAGGCGCTCGCGCTGGCACCGGCGGGCCCTCCTTTGGATCTCCACCGTCCCCTGCAGGGTGGCGGTGCCGTTTGCGACTGGCGGGCCGTCGCGGTGCCAGTGGGGGCCGAACCGCTCGTGGCCTGCTTGCGCGGCACCTCTCTGGAACAGGAGGAGCCTGTCGCAGGCATTGCACTGGTCGCTCCGTCCGCTTGGCTGATGGGCTCGGACGCACCGGCCATGGGCCTGCTGCTGAACCGATCCGATGGCGTCCGTATCCTCGGGCAAGGGCCCGGGCCGGGAGACGCGACGCGTGACTGGGCCATCAAGGACGAGACGCTGTGGCTGCGCTCCGAGTCTTCTGCCGGCGGCTGGGACGCCTGGTTCGGCTTCCCGCTGCGCGACCTGTGGTGGGAGAACGCACGGGCGTTGATCCTGGCTGCCTTGCTCTTCACTGCGAGCCTGGTGGGTCTCTGGCTGCTTGCCCGCAGGCTCCGGAGCCGTGTGCTCGATCCCGCCCGCGAAGCCCGAACCCACCTCGCCGAGGGCGAGGCCTTCCAGCGCGCCGTGATCGCCGTGGCGCCTACGGGTCTTGCGTCGATACGCATTGCCGACGCGGCCTTGATCGAGGGCAACGCGACGGGGCGAAAGCTGCTTGGGGACGAGTCGGTGAGGCGGGCTATCGTCGCCCGCGGACGTGAGGGCTTCATGGATCCGCAGGCAGACTTCCTGGTCCAGGCTGACGGCGGCGTCGAGGGGCCGCTGAGTCTGCGTGTGGCCAGCGTGCCGGCGTATCGCCACGGTGAGGGCGTGCTCGTCTGCGCGGTGGGCGACGTGACCGCGCAGACGCGGCAAGCGGAGGCGCTCGCCCGCGCGAAACGCCAAGTGGAAGCGGCAAACCTGGCCAGGTCCAACTTCCTCGCCGCACTGAGCCACGAGATCCGCACGCCGCTTCAGGCCATGCTCGGCAGCCTCGATCTCCTCGCGCTCGACACGTCGAGCCCGCGCCA is a genomic window of Niveibacterium sp. SC-1 containing:
- the phbB gene encoding acetoacetyl-CoA reductase, producing MVRVALITGGMGGLGEAICIKMAALGYKVVTTHSPGNERVAEWLHAMNNMGYGFKAYPCDVTDFDSCKECVTTVTREVGSIDVLVNNAGITRDMTFKKMTKADWDAVIHTNLDSVFNMTKQVMDGMTERKWGRVINVSSVNGQKGAFGQTNYSAAKAGMHGFTKALALEVAKHGVTVNTISPGYIGTKMVTAIPQEILDSKILPQIPVSRLGKPEEIAGLVSYLASDEAAFLTGANISINGGQHMS
- a CDS encoding beta-ketoacyl-ACP reductase, with product MSRKVALVTGGMGGLGTAICKSLHENGFKVVANCLPGLPGKDEWLNKMRADGVDVSEAEADVTDYEQCAAMVKRIESDIGPVEVLVNNAGITRDAMFRKMDKGQWDAVLSTNLDSVFNVTHQVLPGMAERGWGRVINISSVNGVKGQFGQANYSAAKAGILGFTKAIAQEVAKKGVTVNAIAPGYVGTDMVMAIKQEVRDQIVATIPAGRLGKPEEIGDLCAFLASESAGYITGSTININGGLHMG
- the phaR gene encoding polyhydroxyalkanoate synthesis repressor PhaR, with product MAQQPRLIKKYPNRRLYDTRTSSYITLADVKELVLGQEEFQVVDAKTNEDLTRAILLQIILEEESGGAPMFTVDLLSQMIRFYGNAMQGMMGKYLENNIKAFTDLQVKLQEHARSIYGDNNPMSRDLWTQFLNFQGPALHSMMGAYIDQSKKMFSQMQEQVESQTRNLFSGFQFPNFGTPPNGDASDPEKNRK
- the rimO gene encoding 30S ribosomal protein S12 methylthiotransferase RimO — encoded protein: MSKNPTVGMVSLGCPKATSDSENILTRLRAEGYAISGSYDDADVVIVNTCGFIDAAVEESLDAIGEALKENGRVIVTGCLGAKKDSAGQGIVELAHPKVLAVTGPHATEAVMDVVHQHLPKPHDPFTDLVPPQGIRLTPGHFAYLKISEGCNHRCTFCIIPSMRGDLVSRPIGDVMREAEALAAAGVKEILVVSQDTSAYGVDVKYRTGFWGGKPVRTKMYDLCNALGDLGIWVRLHYVYPYPHVDDIIPLMAERKILPYLDIPFQHASQRVLKAMKRPASAENTLERVKRWREICPDLTIRSTFIAGFPGETEEDFSELLDWLSEAQLDRVGCFAYSPVEGATANELPGAVPAEVREERRIRLMEHQEDISTQRLERWLDREITVLVDDVDDEGALARSEGDAPEIDGLVIIPDGHELQPGEFARVRVTDVDVHDLYAQPI
- a CDS encoding FAD-binding oxidoreductase; the encoded protein is MTEILSRLADIVGAPNLLTAQPDVAPYLRDQRGRYEGRALAVVRPANTEELAAVMQACYAAGVPMVPQGGNTGLCGGATPDDSGSAVVITTGRMRKVRAVDTANDTITVEAGCTLAELQAAAEKAGRLFPLSLASEGSCQIGGNLSTNAGGVHVLRYGNARELVLGLEVVLPDGRIWNGLRGLRKDNTGYDLKQLFVGGEGTLGIIAAAVLKLFPLPATRAVAWVAVPSAEAAVRLLGRVKGGAGERLVAFELISRATLDVVLNHIAGAQDPLPQPSPWVVLFELADSDAQADLNGLIEKVLEPALEAEEALDAAIAHSEAQIEALWALRENASEAQKRQGVSIKHDVSVPVSRIPEFLARADAGLQEAFPGIRIVAFGHVGDGNLHYNCSMADPVANKALVARTEEVNRVVHDVVASLDGSISAEHGLGQLKREEITRYKAPLELELMRGIKQAFDPRGLMNPGKVL